In one Haloplanus salinus genomic region, the following are encoded:
- a CDS encoding MATE family efflux transporter, with amino-acid sequence MKIPDVFKSRDEFDLTAGGVGKPLFYLSLPIVVTNLLQTAYNLADTFWIGQYSTNALAAISFAFPMVFLIISLGMGLAVAGSILVAQHTGAGQDGEAEYAASQTVGFAAVAAVVLGAVAYFLVGDVLALLGASEDVLPLATAYMEIISLGILFMFGFFVFISLMRGYGDTITPMLVMLGSVALNVVLDPFLIFGWWIFPQWGIEGAAIATVFSRGLALAVGLWIMLSGRRGVRIRPRDIVPDLHYGRRLVRIGVPASVEGTGQAVAINLLMFIVGTFSTPVVAAFGIGVRVFSVIFLPAIAVARGVETMSGQNIGADKPDRAALTARVAARTTFVVLAVAGVVTFLFADPIVALFTNDRAVIEVGATFLRYVAPSFGFIGIMRSYNGGFRGAGKTLTAAAIAVSMLGLIRLPIAWVASGFMGPPGIWLSFVVSNVAGAVIAYVWFGRGGWRSADVRGSSVDVADEPATD; translated from the coding sequence ATGAAGATCCCCGACGTTTTCAAATCCCGCGACGAGTTCGACCTGACCGCCGGCGGCGTGGGAAAACCCCTGTTCTATCTCTCCCTTCCGATCGTCGTCACGAATCTGCTCCAGACTGCGTACAACCTCGCCGACACCTTCTGGATCGGCCAGTACAGCACGAACGCCCTCGCCGCCATCAGCTTCGCCTTTCCGATGGTCTTTCTCATCATCTCGCTCGGGATGGGGCTGGCCGTGGCCGGGAGCATCCTCGTCGCCCAGCACACCGGCGCGGGTCAGGACGGTGAAGCCGAGTACGCCGCCTCCCAGACCGTCGGCTTCGCCGCCGTCGCCGCCGTCGTCCTCGGCGCCGTCGCCTACTTTCTCGTCGGCGACGTCCTCGCACTCCTGGGCGCCTCCGAGGACGTCCTTCCCCTCGCCACCGCGTACATGGAGATCATCTCGCTCGGCATCCTCTTCATGTTCGGCTTCTTCGTCTTCATCTCGCTCATGCGGGGGTACGGCGACACCATCACCCCGATGCTCGTCATGCTCGGCTCCGTCGCCCTCAACGTCGTCCTCGACCCCTTCCTCATCTTCGGGTGGTGGATCTTCCCTCAGTGGGGTATCGAGGGTGCCGCCATCGCCACCGTCTTCTCCCGCGGCCTCGCCCTCGCCGTCGGCCTCTGGATCATGCTCTCCGGCCGGCGCGGCGTCCGCATCCGCCCCCGCGATATCGTCCCCGACCTGCACTACGGCCGGCGACTCGTCCGCATCGGCGTCCCCGCGTCCGTCGAGGGCACCGGCCAGGCCGTCGCGATCAACCTGCTCATGTTCATCGTCGGCACGTTCTCGACCCCCGTCGTGGCGGCGTTCGGCATCGGCGTCCGCGTGTTCTCCGTCATCTTCCTCCCCGCCATCGCCGTCGCCCGCGGGGTGGAGACGATGTCCGGGCAGAACATCGGCGCCGACAAGCCCGACCGGGCGGCGCTGACCGCTCGTGTCGCCGCCAGGACGACGTTCGTCGTCCTCGCCGTCGCGGGCGTGGTCACGTTCCTCTTCGCCGACCCCATCGTCGCCCTGTTCACGAACGACCGGGCAGTGATCGAGGTGGGGGCGACCTTCCTCCGCTACGTCGCGCCCTCCTTTGGCTTCATCGGCATCATGCGGTCGTACAACGGCGGATTCCGCGGCGCCGGCAAGACGCTCACCGCCGCCGCCATCGCCGTCTCGATGCTCGGCCTGATCCGTCTCCCCATCGCGTGGGTTGCCTCCGGATTCATGGGACCGCCCGGCATCTGGCTCTCCTTCGTCGTCTCGAACGTCGCCGGCGCCGTCATCGCCTACGTCTGGTTCGGGCGCGGGGGCTGGCGGTCGGCGGACGTGCGTGGATCGTCGGTCGACGTGGCCGACGAACCGGCGACCGACTGA
- the corA gene encoding magnesium/cobalt transporter CorA, translating into MTVRTLVYADDNVESHESTDAASLRAARTATGTTWTRASGVTEDELGRLSAAFGLHTLEIEDVRSNVGPKVELFPDHTFVLVKTARLRGGETTFEEEIRDQPVGLFFGHDWVVTIAVEETPAVETVWERVRREEPRLLQRDADFTAYRILDAVVGEYFAILDEIGHDIEAVEDRIIDDPDTETLEILNSLRRELLSIRRIVWPTRDAVSVLARGDADHVAEATEKYYRDVYDHLVQHVELVETYRDLASGARDIYLNTLSQSTNEVMKRLTVVATIILPLTFVVGVYGMNFGGGPYSMPELGWRFGYPAVLVGMALTAAIMLQYFRSEGWL; encoded by the coding sequence GTGACCGTTCGCACGCTCGTCTACGCCGACGACAACGTCGAGTCGCACGAGTCCACCGACGCCGCGTCGCTCCGGGCCGCGCGTACCGCGACCGGGACGACCTGGACGCGCGCCTCGGGCGTGACCGAGGACGAACTCGGCCGCCTGAGTGCGGCGTTCGGCCTCCACACCCTCGAAATCGAGGACGTGCGGAGCAACGTCGGACCGAAGGTGGAGCTGTTCCCCGACCACACGTTCGTCCTCGTCAAGACCGCCCGCCTCCGCGGGGGCGAGACGACGTTCGAAGAGGAGATCCGCGACCAGCCGGTCGGTCTCTTCTTCGGCCACGACTGGGTCGTCACGATTGCCGTCGAGGAGACGCCGGCCGTCGAGACGGTGTGGGAGCGGGTGCGCCGTGAGGAGCCACGACTGCTCCAGCGAGACGCCGACTTCACCGCCTACCGCATCCTCGACGCCGTCGTCGGCGAGTACTTCGCCATCCTCGACGAGATCGGTCACGACATCGAGGCCGTCGAGGACCGGATCATCGACGACCCCGATACGGAGACGCTGGAGATACTCAACAGCCTCCGGCGCGAACTCCTGTCGATCCGGCGCATCGTCTGGCCGACCCGCGACGCCGTGAGCGTCCTGGCCCGAGGGGACGCCGACCACGTCGCGGAGGCGACGGAGAAGTACTACCGCGACGTGTACGACCACCTCGTCCAGCACGTCGAACTCGTCGAAACGTACCGCGATTTAGCGAGTGGCGCACGCGACATCTACCTCAACACGCTCTCACAGTCGACCAACGAGGTGATGAAGCGGCTGACCGTCGTCGCGACCATCATTCTGCCGCTGACCTTCGTCGTCGGCGTCTACGGCATGAACTTCGGGGGCGGTCCGTACAGCATGCCGGAACTGGGCTGGCGGTTCGGCTACCCCGCCGTCCTCGTGGGGATGGCGCTCACGGCGGCGATCATGCTCCAGTATTTCCGGAGCGAGGGGTGGCTCTAG
- a CDS encoding proteasome assembly chaperone family protein produces MSTHSRNDPTFHISNDASPSTTVVAGFSAFGLAGLTAADFLVDHLELEQTGHLTAEYLPSITPFEAGRPRHHSRFFSRPDLDLTVLVNELFLPTPVADPFADTLLAWTDEHDVSEILVLSGIPYAHGPDEHDAFYVASDDYRERRLAAADIRPMGRGFLDGIDGSLMYRGIESDLRTAVFITPVHAQAPDVPAAIRLVEAFDRVYDLGIDAGPLEEFARTVEQYYKDLAARLETVDDRQRPEDRMYM; encoded by the coding sequence ATGTCAACACACTCAAGAAACGATCCGACGTTCCACATCTCGAACGACGCCTCACCCTCGACTACCGTCGTCGCCGGCTTCTCGGCGTTCGGCCTCGCCGGTCTCACGGCCGCCGACTTCCTCGTCGACCACCTCGAACTGGAGCAGACCGGCCACCTCACCGCCGAATACCTCCCCTCGATCACGCCGTTCGAGGCGGGCCGCCCCCGACACCACTCGCGCTTTTTTTCACGGCCGGACCTCGACCTGACCGTTCTCGTGAACGAACTGTTCTTGCCGACGCCGGTGGCCGACCCCTTCGCCGACACCTTGCTCGCTTGGACGGACGAACACGACGTCTCGGAGATACTCGTCCTCTCGGGCATCCCGTACGCCCACGGTCCCGACGAACACGACGCGTTCTACGTCGCCTCGGACGACTACCGCGAGCGACGACTGGCCGCCGCCGACATCCGTCCCATGGGGCGAGGGTTTCTCGACGGGATCGACGGATCGCTGATGTACCGCGGCATCGAGTCCGACCTCCGGACGGCGGTGTTCATCACCCCCGTCCACGCGCAGGCGCCGGACGTGCCGGCCGCCATCCGCCTCGTCGAGGCGTTCGACCGCGTCTACGACCTCGGCATCGACGCCGGTCCCCTCGAGGAGTTCGCCCGGACGGTCGAGCAGTATTACAAGGACCTCGCCGCGCGCCTCGAAACGGTCGACGACCGGCAACGGCCGGAGGATCGGATGTACATGTGA
- a CDS encoding CBS domain-containing protein has product MELPTPQDLRERRTSLELTQSALAEMAGVSQPLIARIEGGDVDPRLSTLRRIVSALDEAEGGVVRAEDLMNETLVSVAPDDAVADAERRMEGAAFSQLPVLQSGLPVGSISYSDIRRAGENVGQKAVAEVMSEQFPTVSREDSVDKISNLLDYYKAVIVTEGGEAVGIITEADIAAELS; this is encoded by the coding sequence ATGGAGCTACCCACGCCACAGGACCTGCGGGAGCGGCGGACCTCGTTGGAGCTCACGCAGAGCGCGCTCGCCGAGATGGCGGGCGTCTCCCAGCCGCTGATCGCCCGGATCGAGGGCGGGGACGTCGACCCGCGTCTCTCGACGTTACGGCGCATCGTCTCCGCGCTCGACGAGGCCGAGGGTGGCGTCGTTCGGGCCGAAGACCTGATGAACGAGACGCTGGTCAGCGTCGCGCCGGACGACGCCGTCGCGGACGCCGAACGGCGGATGGAAGGCGCCGCCTTCTCACAACTCCCCGTCCTGCAGAGTGGGCTGCCCGTCGGTTCGATCAGTTACAGCGACATCCGACGCGCGGGCGAGAACGTCGGGCAGAAGGCCGTCGCGGAGGTCATGAGCGAGCAGTTCCCCACCGTCTCGCGCGAGGATTCAGTCGACAAGATCAGCAACCTGCTCGACTACTACAAAGCCGTCATCGTCACCGAGGGCGGCGAAGCCGTCGGCATCATCACCGAAGCGGACATCGCGGCCGAGCTCTCCTGA
- a CDS encoding sensor histidine kinase, whose translation MAWDPTLYTVVGVVAAGLFFLIAAVGRTHRTQPAAKAFLAMITVMGGWVLCYAVGLGFTTLDAQLVWQRSALAIGGIVPSLWFLFAVQYTGRGSWLTPTVRALMILDPLVFGLLALTNPTHGLIWTAPTIVTYGSLHAVEFAFGPAYLLHLAYTYVVTPIGFGLLLFSTVRSTLYRTQAGLLLVGAIPPLVANTTFTLGIEPGVVPSLDYTPFAFVVTGPCFGLALFQFDLLERVPVARKQIVADADDGFVVLDQDLRAVTANPSAERILGAPIEGNPVAEQFPADEFDLGTVSGTTLTTVVGEQQRAYDVTHSTLSDDHGQTVGYVLQFRDVTDRHTYQQRLKVANRVLRHDLRNRMNVVTGWADELARHDAEDVRAMGRQIGATGDELIQLGEQVRLLVETADYAGRPTESVDAGAHVEPLVDRVRDAHPEATVETELPAGTTVLVPHPRLLTISVENLLDNALEHNDADRPWVKLTVEPASEPGEYTRLRIADGGPGIPEAELEALREGSETPLKHGSGLGLWLVHWAVTAAGGTVTFEEREPRGSVVTLALHPGD comes from the coding sequence GTGGCCTGGGATCCGACACTGTACACAGTCGTCGGCGTCGTAGCCGCCGGTCTGTTTTTCCTCATCGCCGCCGTGGGCCGGACGCACCGGACCCAGCCCGCCGCGAAGGCGTTTCTCGCCATGATCACCGTGATGGGGGGGTGGGTGCTCTGCTACGCCGTCGGCCTCGGGTTCACGACGCTCGACGCCCAGCTCGTCTGGCAGCGGTCGGCCCTCGCCATCGGCGGCATCGTCCCTTCCCTCTGGTTTCTGTTCGCGGTCCAGTACACGGGTCGGGGGTCGTGGCTCACGCCGACGGTCCGGGCGCTCATGATCCTCGACCCGCTCGTGTTCGGCCTGTTGGCGCTCACGAACCCGACACACGGCCTGATCTGGACCGCCCCGACGATCGTGACCTACGGCTCGCTCCACGCGGTCGAGTTCGCGTTCGGCCCGGCGTACCTGCTCCATCTCGCGTACACGTACGTCGTGACGCCCATCGGCTTCGGTCTCCTCCTGTTCTCGACGGTGCGGTCGACGCTCTACCGGACGCAAGCCGGACTGCTGTTGGTCGGAGCGATTCCACCGCTCGTCGCGAACACGACGTTCACGCTCGGCATCGAACCGGGTGTAGTTCCCTCGCTCGACTACACCCCCTTCGCGTTCGTCGTCACCGGTCCATGTTTCGGGCTGGCGCTGTTCCAGTTCGACCTCCTCGAACGCGTCCCCGTCGCCCGCAAGCAGATCGTCGCCGACGCCGACGACGGGTTCGTCGTCCTCGACCAGGACCTGCGCGCCGTGACCGCGAACCCGTCCGCGGAACGAATCCTCGGTGCCCCGATCGAAGGCAATCCGGTCGCCGAGCAGTTCCCCGCCGACGAGTTCGACCTCGGTACGGTGTCGGGGACGACGCTGACGACCGTCGTCGGGGAGCAGCAACGCGCCTACGACGTGACCCACTCGACCCTGTCCGACGACCACGGGCAGACCGTCGGTTACGTCCTCCAGTTCAGGGACGTCACGGACCGCCACACGTACCAACAGCGACTGAAAGTCGCCAACCGGGTGTTGCGTCACGACCTTCGGAACCGGATGAACGTCGTCACCGGATGGGCGGACGAACTCGCCCGCCACGACGCGGAGGACGTACGCGCGATGGGCAGGCAAATCGGGGCGACGGGCGACGAACTGATCCAGCTGGGAGAGCAGGTTCGGCTCCTAGTCGAGACGGCCGACTACGCCGGCCGACCGACCGAGTCGGTCGACGCCGGCGCGCACGTCGAACCCCTCGTGGACCGCGTCCGGGACGCCCACCCCGAGGCGACGGTGGAGACGGAACTACCTGCGGGGACGACGGTTCTCGTCCCGCATCCTCGGTTGCTCACGATCAGCGTCGAGAACCTCCTCGACAACGCCCTCGAACACAACGACGCCGACCGGCCGTGGGTGAAGCTGACCGTCGAGCCGGCGTCGGAGCCGGGCGAGTACACCCGACTCCGTATCGCGGACGGCGGGCCCGGCATCCCCGAGGCCGAACTGGAGGCGTTGCGGGAAGGCAGCGAGACGCCGCTGAAACACGGGAGCGGCCTCGGCCTCTGGTTGGTCCACTGGGCCGTCACCGCCGCGGGCGGTACCGTCACGTTCGAAGAGCGGGAGCCCCGGGGAAGCGTCGTCACGCTCGCGTTACATCCGGGTGACTGA
- the purM gene encoding phosphoribosylformylglycinamidine cyclo-ligase — MNDEDESEELTYATTGVDIAESEAATAALVGAVGESAGDYAGLLDIGDRYLGLATDGVGTKLLVAEALADYSTVGIDCIAMNANDLVAAGVRPVAFVDYLAVDEPDERVAEQIGDGLAEGAARAGVELVGGETAVMPEVVKGLDLAGTCAGLAAKDAILPGHADVGDALVGVPSSGIHSNGLTLARTAVTREGDYTDPCPFGDYDTLGEALLEPTRIYTDLLDPMREHGVNAAAHVTGGGWTNLDRLGDHRYAVDDPFDPQPVFDYVQETGNVSDEEMHRTFNMGTGFVAALPPSNAEELAAAVDGRVVGRVEDGEGVAIRGLEL; from the coding sequence ATGAACGACGAGGACGAAAGCGAGGAACTCACCTACGCGACGACCGGCGTCGACATCGCGGAGAGCGAGGCGGCGACGGCCGCCCTCGTCGGCGCCGTCGGGGAGAGCGCGGGCGACTACGCGGGCCTCCTCGACATTGGCGACCGCTATCTCGGCCTAGCGACCGACGGCGTCGGGACGAAGCTCCTCGTCGCCGAGGCGCTGGCCGACTACTCGACCGTCGGCATCGACTGCATCGCGATGAACGCCAACGACCTCGTGGCGGCGGGGGTTCGACCGGTCGCCTTCGTCGACTATCTCGCGGTCGACGAACCCGACGAGCGCGTCGCCGAACAGATCGGCGACGGACTCGCCGAGGGGGCAGCGCGCGCGGGGGTCGAACTCGTCGGCGGCGAGACGGCCGTCATGCCCGAAGTAGTCAAGGGACTGGACCTCGCGGGCACCTGTGCCGGTCTCGCCGCCAAGGACGCGATCCTTCCCGGCCACGCCGACGTGGGCGACGCGCTCGTCGGGGTGCCGTCCTCGGGCATTCACTCGAACGGGCTGACGCTGGCCCGGACGGCCGTGACGCGCGAGGGCGACTACACCGACCCCTGTCCGTTCGGCGACTACGACACCCTCGGCGAGGCGTTGCTCGAACCGACGCGCATCTACACCGACCTCCTCGATCCGATGCGGGAACACGGTGTCAACGCAGCGGCTCACGTCACGGGCGGCGGCTGGACGAACCTCGACCGACTCGGCGACCACCGGTACGCCGTCGACGATCCGTTCGACCCACAGCCGGTGTTCGACTACGTCCAAGAGACGGGCAACGTCTCCGACGAGGAAATGCATCGGACGTTCAACATGGGTACGGGCTTCGTCGCGGCGCTCCCCCCCTCGAACGCCGAGGAACTGGCGGCTGCGGTGGACGGTCGGGTCGTCGGCCGCGTCGAGGACGGCGAGGGCGTCGCGATCCGTGGGCTGGAACTGTAG
- a CDS encoding DUF7563 family protein: MPECQNCGAFVTRDYARVFTPDGVDEPRVCPRCEDMVRDGADVRTARSPRNS, encoded by the coding sequence ATGCCCGAGTGCCAGAACTGTGGCGCGTTCGTCACCCGCGATTACGCACGGGTGTTTACGCCGGACGGCGTGGACGAACCCCGCGTATGCCCTCGTTGTGAAGATATGGTCCGCGACGGCGCGGACGTCCGTACCGCCCGCTCTCCGCGGAACTCCTGA